Proteins encoded within one genomic window of Humulus lupulus chromosome 1, drHumLupu1.1, whole genome shotgun sequence:
- the LOC133817367 gene encoding abscisic acid 8'-hydroxylase 4-like has protein sequence MEIHIVTSNLGYITFLFLFILFYCYYYFIIKCQNLTKSKHKPYKLPPGSMGWPFIGQTLQLYSHDPNTFFSTKQKRYGEIFKTHILGCPSVMLASPEAAKFVLVTHSHLFKPTYPKSKEKLIGPSALFFHHGEYHAALRKLVQAALSSPYNLQKRVADVEALALSTLESWDRGQDQVIYSFYELKKYSFDVGIFSIFGHLDANYKELLKENYSIVNKGYNSFPNSVPGTAYQKALLARKRLKQILSEIILEREEKKMADKDLLGHLLNFKGGKGQALTRDQISDNIIGVLFAAQDTTASVLTWILKYLHDDQKLLQAVKGEQMVISQENDEGKKPLTWKQTRSMPLTHKVILESLRMASIISFTFREAVTDVEYNGYIIPKGWKVMPLFRNIHHNPEFFSDPQKFDPSRFEVPPKVNTFMPFGNGVHSCPGNELAKLEMLVFIHHLVTKFRWEVVGSQSGIQYGPFPVPQNGLPARFWKESNNFKQDSFPPN, from the exons ATGGAGATTCATATTGTTACTTCTAATTTGGGATACATAACATTCTTGTTTCTCTTTATTCTCTTCTACTGTTACTATTATTTCATCATCAAATGTCAAAACTTGACAAAATCCAAACACAAGCCTTACAAGCTCCCACCAGGATCAATGGGATGGCCTTTTATAGGACAGACCCTCCAACTCTACTCCCATGACCCCAACACGTTCTTTTCTACTAAACAGAAAAG ATATGGCGAGATATTCAAAACCCATATACTGGGGTGCcctagcgtaatgttggccagtCCGGAGGCTGCGAAATTCGTACTGGTGACTCACAGTCACCTGTTTAAGCCAACTTACCCCAAGAGCAAGGAGAAGCTGATTGGTCCGTCAGCCCTCTTCTTTCACCACGGGGAGTACCACGCTGCGCTCAGGAAACTCGTCCAGGCTGCTCTGTCTTCTCCGTACAATCTCCAGAAAAGGGTGGCCGACGTCGAAGCCCTCGCCCTCTCCACTCTCGAGTCCTGGGACAGAGGTCAAGATCAAGTCATTTACAGCTTCTACGAGTTGAAAAAG TATTCTTTTGATGTTGGCATTTTTTCTATCTTTGGTCATTTGGATGCCAATTATAAGGAGCTGCTCAAGGAGAATTATTCCATAGTAAATAAAGGATATAATTCCTTTCCAAACAGCGTACCGGGAACCGCATACCAAAAAGCACTCTTG GCGAGGAAAAGGCTTAAGCAGATTCTGAGTGAGATAATCTTGGAAAGGGAGGAGAAGAAGATGGCGGACAAGGATCTGTTGGGTCACCTTTTGAATTTCAAGGGTGGAAAGGGACAAGCTTTAACAAGGGATCAAATTTCTGATAACATCATTGGGGTGTTGTTTGCGGCTCAGGACACAACAGCTAGTGTATTGACTTGGATCCTTAAGTATCTCCATGATGATCAAAAGCTTCTTCAAGCTGTAAAG GGAGAGCAAATGGTAATATCTCAAGAAAATGATGAAGGGAAGAAGCCCTTGACATGGAAACAGACAAGGAGCATGCCACTTACGCATAAA GTGATATTAGAGAGCTTGAGGATGGCCAGTATTATATCATTCACGTTTAGGGAGGCAGTGACTGATGTGGAATACAACG GGTACATCATTCCAAAGGGTTGGAAGGTGATGCCATTGTTTCGAAACATTCATCACAATCCCGAGTTCTTCTCGGATCCTCAAAAGTTTGACCCATCTAGGTTTGAG GTTCCTCCAAAGGTTAATACTTTTATGCCGTTTGGCAATGGGGTACACTCTTGTCCTGGAAATGAGCTTGCCAAACTAGAGATGCTTGTTTTTATCCACcatttagtcactaaattcag GTGGGAAGTCGTGGGATCTCAAAGTGGGATTCAATATGGCCCATTTCCAGTGCCTCAAAATGGACTCCCAGCCAGATTCTGGAAAGAATCCAACAATTTCAAACAAGATTCTTTTCCACCCAactaa